Proteins co-encoded in one Candidatus Thiodictyon syntrophicum genomic window:
- a CDS encoding V-type ATP synthase subunit F gives MTTAHESVRPTRMLFLGEQSLADGFRLIGFETLADPTPEAADQVFRDLSRNREKAFVILDDRLMRADCPNLKRVRREGGRVVVISVPPLSAPTLLASEVADRLTALFGAGAVPDGQPGHAGGAT, from the coding sequence ATGACCACCGCACACGAATCGGTCCGCCCGACCCGGATGCTGTTCCTGGGCGAGCAGAGCCTGGCGGACGGCTTTCGGCTGATCGGCTTCGAGACCCTCGCCGACCCGACCCCCGAGGCGGCCGATCAGGTCTTCCGCGACCTGTCGCGCAACCGCGAGAAGGCCTTCGTCATCCTGGACGACCGGCTGATGCGCGCGGACTGCCCGAACCTCAAGCGGGTGCGCCGGGAGGGCGGGCGGGTCGTCGTGATCTCGGTCCCGCCGTTGAGTGCCCCGACCCTGCTGGCCAGCGAGGTCGCGGACCGGCTGACCGCCCTGTTCGGGGCCGGCGCCGTGCCGGACGGGCAGCCCGGGCACGCGGGGGGTGCGACGTGA
- a CDS encoding V-type ATP synthase subunit E — protein MNQVEALEQAILSRAERLAEEFRERANRGRDSILREAAERLRLREEREEALARALTERSFRQQVQASELKMQSHLDLLRWNLVQGVERRLQARMQRFMQDEAAYFQWLLALIGEAAGRIERESLIVRVNARDHQRLFARWDDVLERLPKGHSATLADDHLETLGGCLLLSDDGRIRVDQTFEGRLTRLSARVQQVILERLLPGGLDTGNLFCG, from the coding sequence GTGAATCAGGTCGAAGCCCTGGAACAGGCGATCCTGAGCCGGGCGGAGCGCCTGGCCGAGGAGTTCCGTGAGCGCGCCAACCGCGGTCGCGACAGTATCCTGCGGGAGGCGGCGGAGCGGCTGCGCCTGCGCGAGGAGCGCGAAGAGGCCCTGGCCCGGGCGCTCACCGAGCGCAGCTTCCGCCAGCAAGTCCAGGCGAGCGAACTCAAGATGCAGAGCCACTTGGATCTGCTGCGCTGGAACCTGGTGCAGGGCGTGGAGCGGCGCCTGCAAGCGCGGATGCAGCGCTTCATGCAGGACGAGGCGGCCTACTTCCAGTGGCTCCTGGCCCTGATCGGGGAGGCTGCCGGGCGGATCGAGCGCGAGTCGCTCATCGTGCGCGTCAACGCCCGCGACCACCAGCGACTCTTCGCCCGTTGGGACGACGTGCTCGAACGGCTGCCCAAGGGCCATAGCGCCACGCTGGCCGATGACCACCTCGAGACCCTGGGCGGCTGCCTGCTCCTGAGCGACGACGGGCGCATCCGCGTGGACCAGACCTTCGAGGGCCGACTCACCCGGCTGAGCGCGCGCGTCCAGCAGGTGATCCTGGAACGCCTGCTGCCCGGCGGCCTCGACACCGGCAACCTCTTCTGCGGATGA
- a CDS encoding ATP synthase subunit C, with protein sequence MYWLVALMSIAILGLVVSGVLLELRPTLAGRIRPWYRPALGTQLLVFVGAQLGLLLLGVNEALAAPEAAAAGAGHLAEMSTGMGLAIIGAGIPTALSTIGAGIAVGPIGAASLAAITEKPETLGRTLIYLGLAEGIAIYGLVISILLLNKI encoded by the coding sequence ATGTACTGGCTCGTCGCCCTCATGTCCATCGCCATCCTCGGCCTCGTCGTCTCCGGCGTCCTGCTGGAGTTGCGCCCAACCCTGGCCGGCCGCATCCGGCCCTGGTACAGGCCCGCGCTCGGGACCCAACTCCTGGTCTTCGTCGGTGCCCAACTCGGCCTCTTGCTGCTCGGTGTCAATGAGGCCCTGGCCGCACCCGAGGCCGCGGCGGCCGGCGCCGGACACCTGGCGGAGATGTCGACCGGCATGGGGCTGGCCATCATCGGTGCCGGTATCCCCACCGCGCTGTCCACCATCGGCGCCGGGATCGCCGTCGGTCCGATCGGCGCGGCCTCCCTCGCCGCGATCACCGAGAAACCGGAGACCCTGGGCCGCACCCTGATCTATCTGGGTCTGGCCGAGGGTATCGCCATCTACGGCCTGGTCATCTCGATCCTCCTGCTCAACAAGATCTGA